The Ectothiorhodospiraceae bacterium 2226 region CGGGGTTCGTGGCCGTGGGCGGCGGCGGGCGCATCGAGCGATCGGCGGACGGCGTGCAGTGGGAGGAAGTCGCAAGCGACACCCGCGCGCGGCTGTTCGACGTGGCCTACGGCGCGCAGGGCTACGTCGCAGTGGGCGAGGACGGCGTGCTGTTGCACGCCGCCGATGGTGCCGCCTGGGAGCGTCGTTCGAGCGGGACCTGGGGCCCCCTGACGCGGGTCGCCTGGGGCAACGGCCGGTACCTCGCGCTGGCGCCCGACAACGGCTTCACGCAGGTGCTGCACTCGGAGGATGGCCGCTTGTGGAACATCGTGGCAGAGGTCGGGGGGGAACTTCAGGAGTTGGCTTACGACGGCGACGCCGAGCAGTTCGTTGCCAGTGGCGTGGCGCGCGGAGGAGACATCGCGTTGCACGTAAGCCCCGACGGCGCGCAATGGCACACCCATTCCCTTCTTGCCAATCAGGTCCGCTCGCTGGTCGCAGCGGGCGGCGCTTTGATCGGCGTGGGCGACTACGAGCGCATCCTGCAGGCAGGGGCGTACGAGGCCGGCGAGACCGGCCAGCCGCACGAGGAATCGGAGACACCCCCGCCGGACCCTGCGGGGTTGCCGGACGTGAACGCACCGGCGGCGCAGGCGGGATGCACCGCGGGCGCTCCCCAGCGCACAGACGCCATCCTGCTCACGTTGGTGCTCAGCGCCGCGCTCTATCTCCTGGGCGGTCGACCGCGCGTCCGTCTCAGAAGATGAGGCCCAGAACGCCGAGCACGACCAGCAGCCCGATGACGAAGATTACCGATGCGATCCATAACAGCACTTTCAACGGATGACCCTCCATGTGCGTCCACTGCCGGCCTCAGTGTAGGTGGCTATGCCGACATAATCCAAAAGCTTACTCGCTCCCCTCGGGCGCCGGCGGGAGTTGCCGGCGCAGGGCTTGGATTTGGGCGTGGAGCGCGTTGATGCTCTCGGCGGCGCCGGCGGTCGCCACGGTGGCGCGCGCGTCGCTGCCGATGAAGAACGCGGCGAACGCGGCGGTGAGGTAGCCGAACACGGCAAAGCCGTAGGCCGCCAACACCAGCGTGAGCAGGCGTCCTTCCGGGGTCTGCGGCCAGAAGTCCGAACCCAGCGAGGTGATCAGCATGGACGTCCACCACAGCGCTTCGCCGTAATTGCGTAGCTCCGGCTCGAGGGTATACATGCCGGCCGCCCCGACCAGCACGACGATGGCCGTTAACGTAATGACGTAGCCGAAGCCGCGCCGGCTCATGCTCGTGCGCAGGTTGCGCATGCCGCGGTTGAGCGAACTCAGGACACGCACCAGGCGCAGCCCCCGCGCGGCGCGCGCCACGCGCAGCACCCGCACCACGCGCAGCATGCGCAGCGCGGGCAGCAGCAGGGCGATTGCCGTCAGCCAGTTGCTGCGCAGATACCGCAGGCGCCGGTCAGCGAGCACGAAGCGCAAGGCGAACTCGAAAATGAAGGTGATCCAGATCGCCGTGACGACCTGCTGCCAGATGGGCGAGAGCCCCGCGGTGAACTCCACCACCAGCAGTACCAACCAGACGAAGCCGAGCACCAACATGGGCATCTCCATCCACTCCTCGACCTGCTCGAGCAGTTCACGTCGTGTGCGGTTCAGCTCCTCGTGCTCCTCCTCCATGTTCATTGCCCTCTCCCGCTGATGCGCCTGCGCTCGAGTATAGGAAGGCACGGTGCGGCGCCGCCGGTGGATGCGGCGCCGGGGCGGTTGTATGGTGGGGGATTGCGCCACCCAACTTCAGCCAGAGCCGACATGCAGACGCCTACTCCAGCCACGCCTCCACGCGCCAAGCCCCCGCTGCGGGCCGTACTGATCAGTCCCTACGAGCTGGGGCGCCAGCCGTTCGCCTTGGCCCATCTCGCGGCCGTGCTGGAGGCGGCGGGGGTGCACACCCGCTGCGTCGATCTTGCGCAGCAACGTCTTGTGGAGGCCCCGCTGGCCGACGCCGATCTGATCGTGCTGTCGCTCGGTATGCACACGGCCACCCGCATCGCCGTCGAGGCCCTGCCGCGCATCCGGGAACGGGCGCCCGATGCCTGGCTGTGCGCGTTCGGGCTGTACGCGCCGGTGAACGAGGGGCTGCTGCGCAGCCTCGGCGTCGGGAGCGTGTTCGGCGGCGAGTCGGAGCCGGACCTGGTGGCGGTGGCGCAGGCGCTGGGCGCCGGCGTGCGCCCGGCGGCGGGCGGCGTGCGCCGCAGCGGGGTGCGCTTTATGGTACCCATGCGCAGCGGACTGCCGCCGCTCGCCCGCTACGCCCACCTGGTGCTGCCCGACGGGACCACGCGGCAGGCCGGGTTCGCCGAGGCCAGCCGCGGCTGCAAGCACCTGTGCCGCCACTGCCCCGTGGTGCCGGTGTACCAGGGGCGCTTCCGCGCGGTGCCGGTGGACGTGGTGCTGGCGGACGTGGCGCAGCAGGTCGCGGCGGGCGCTAAGCACATCTCCTTCGGCGACCCCGATTTCCTGAACGGGCCGACGCACGCCTTGCGCGTGGTACGGGCGCTGCACACGCGCTTCCCGGCGCTCAGCTACGACGCCACCATCAAGGTCGAGCACCTGCTCGCGCACCGCGCCCTGCTGCCGGAGTTGCGCGCCACGGGCTGTCTGTTCATCACCACCGCGGCCGAGTCGGTGGAAGACGCGGTGCTCGAGCGTCTGGCCAAGGGTCACACGCAGGCGGATCTCGAGACGGCCGTTCGCCTGACGCGTGCCGCCGGCATCGCCACGGCGCCCACCTTCGTGCCGTTCACGCCTTGGAGCACCCTGGCGGGCTACCGGCAGCTATTGCACACCCTGCTCGCGCTGGGGCTGGTGCACAGCGTGCCGCCGGTGCAACTCAGCATCCGCCTGCTGGTGCCGGCGGGCTCCTACCTGCTCGATCTGCCCGGTTTCGCCGAGATGCTGCAGCCGTTCGATCCGGCGACGCTCGGCTACCCGTGGCGGCACCGCGACCCGCGGGTGGATGCCCTGCAGGCCGAGGTGCAGCGTCTGGCCGCGGCGGGCGAGGCTGAGGGGCGGCCGCGCGGGGAGATCTTCGCCGACATCTGGCGGGCCGCCCACGCCGCGCTCGGGGAGCCGGCGCCGACGCTCGATCCGGCGCGCTTCGGCCCGCTCATCCCGCGGCTGTCCGAGCCGTGGTACTGCTGCGCCGAACCGA contains the following coding sequences:
- a CDS encoding radical SAM protein; the protein is MRAVLISPYELGRQPFALAHLAAVLEAAGVHTRCVDLAQQRLVEAPLADADLIVLSLGMHTATRIAVEALPRIRERAPDAWLCAFGLYAPVNEGLLRSLGVGSVFGGESEPDLVAVAQALGAGVRPAAGGVRRSGVRFMVPMRSGLPPLARYAHLVLPDGTTRQAGFAEASRGCKHLCRHCPVVPVYQGRFRAVPVDVVLADVAQQVAAGAKHISFGDPDFLNGPTHALRVVRALHTRFPALSYDATIKVEHLLAHRALLPELRATGCLFITTAAESVEDAVLERLAKGHTQADLETAVRLTRAAGIATAPTFVPFTPWSTLAGYRQLLHTLLALGLVHSVPPVQLSIRLLVPAGSYLLDLPGFAEMLQPFDPATLGYPWRHRDPRVDALQAEVQRLAAAGEAEGRPRGEIFADIWRAAHAALGEPAPTLDPARFGPLIPRLSEPWYCCAEPTEQQLQSI
- a CDS encoding ion transporter, coding for MNMEEEHEELNRTRRELLEQVEEWMEMPMLVLGFVWLVLLVVEFTAGLSPIWQQVVTAIWITFIFEFALRFVLADRRLRYLRSNWLTAIALLLPALRMLRVVRVLRVARAARGLRLVRVLSSLNRGMRNLRTSMSRRGFGYVITLTAIVVLVGAAGMYTLEPELRNYGEALWWTSMLITSLGSDFWPQTPEGRLLTLVLAAYGFAVFGYLTAAFAAFFIGSDARATVATAGAAESINALHAQIQALRRQLPPAPEGSE